The genomic DNA TTGGAGGTCGGGCGGACGTGCTCCTCGTCCGCCAGCATCATCGGGTCCAGGCCCAGGTCCTCGGGCAGCAGGTCGTCGTCCAGTTCGTCCTCCAGGCCGTCGAAGCTCATGGTCTTCAGTTGCAGGCCGAAGTTGACCGACGGGTCGGCGAAGGAAGTGACGGCGGCGAAGGGGACGGCGAGCCGCATCGGCGAGCCGCCGAAGTAGAGGGTCACCTCGAAGCCGTCCTCCAGCACGGTCAGGCTGTCGAACTGGTGCTGCAGGACGATGGTCATCTCGTCCTGGTA from Pseudomonadota bacterium includes the following:
- a CDS encoding ClpXP protease specificity-enhancing factor SspB translates to MEDNTLRYDAWIEQALRQVIRRALNIVATEGLPGDHHFYITFMTDEEDVVMPASLREKYQDEMTIVLQHQFDSLTVLEDGFEVTLYFGGSPMRLAVPFAAVTSFADPSVNFGLQLKTMSFDGLEDELDDDLLPEDLGLDPMMLADEEHVRPTSNQDDAKAGDGDKSGQVIALDAFRKKS